A window of Castanea sativa cultivar Marrone di Chiusa Pesio chromosome 1, ASM4071231v1 contains these coding sequences:
- the LOC142621762 gene encoding protein BRASSINAZOLE-RESISTANT 1-like, producing the protein MTSDGATSATVSRRKPSWRERENNRRRERRRRAIAAKIFAGLRAQGNFNLPKHCDNNEVLKALCVEAGWTVEEDGTTYRKGCRPPPIDIVGTSTKITPYSSQNPSPLSSSFPSPIPSYQVSPSSSSFPSPSRNDANNSSFLIPLLRNAIPSLPPLRISNSAPVTPPLSSPTSRNAKPIPNWDSIAKESMASFSYPFGAISAPASPTHRQLHTPATIPECDESDSSTIDSCQWLNFQAYMLSTSTVPTSPTFNLMRPVAQQIKTNNAINEMGRSTEFDFGGGQVKPWVGEKIHEVGLDDLELTLGSGKAKI; encoded by the exons ATGACGTCAGATGGGGCGACGTCAGCGACGGTGTCACGGAGGAAGCCGtcgtggagagagagagagaacaatagGAGGAGAGAGAGGAGGAGGAGAGCTATAGCGGCGAAGATATTTGCTGGGCTTAGAGCTCAGGGAAACTTCAATTTGCCAAAACACTGTGACAACAATGAAGTCTTGAAGGCTCTTTGTGTTGAAGCTGGTTGGACTGTTGAAGAAGATGGTACCACTTATCGCAAG GGATGCAGGCCACCTCCAATAGATATTGTAGGCACTTCCACCAAAATCACACCATACTCTTCCCAAAATCCGAGTCCACTATCTTCATCCTTTCCGAGCCCTATTCCATCATACCAAGTCAGTCCATCCTCCTCTTCCTTTCCTAGCCCATCTCGTAACGATGCCAACAATTCATCTTTCCTCATTCCCTTGCTGCGGAATGCCATTCCGTCTCTTCCTCCTCTCCGAATCTCAAACAGCGCCCCTGTAACCCCTCCGCTCTCATCACCAACTTCAAGAAATGCTAAGCCAATCCCCAATTGGGATTCCATTGCCAAGGAATCCATGGCCTCATTTAGTTACCCGTTTGGAGCTATTTCTGCCCCAGCAAGCCCAACTCACCGTCAGCTTCATACTCCAGCTACTATACCTGAATGTGATGAGTCTGATTCATCAACCATTGATTCTTGTCAATGGTTGAACTTCCAAGCGTATATGCTTTCAACATCTACGGTCCCAACCTCTCCAACTTTTAATCTTATGAGACCTGTTGCTCAgcaaattaaaaccaacaatGCAATCAATGAGATGGGGAGAAGTACAGAGTTCGACTTCGGAGGTGGACAGGTTAAGCCATGGGTTGGAGAGAAGATTCACGAGGTAGGATTGGATGATCTAGAGCTCACACTTGGAAGTGGGAAGGCTAAGATTTAG